The Candidatus Binatia bacterium genome window below encodes:
- a CDS encoding alkaline phosphatase family protein: MPPAATKTLVIGIDAANPTLLRRWAEEGALPNMRSLMGRGLVGATRSVEGFFVGSTWPSFYTGVTPARHGFHYLTQLKPGTYDFYRPAADGIVGRDPFWTHLSRAGRRVAILDVPLSRIDPSISGIQLVEWGGHDSVYGFQASSAELVETIRSRFGEYPLGTSCDGAHRTAADYRTFTDLLLKATRIKADLTKFFLQQGGWDFFMQVFTEAHCAGHQCWHLHDETHPAHDAAFLESDGDPLRRVYAAIDTAIGELLEEAGDARVVVLAAHGMSHWYGAQFLLQEILFRLGATRPAADTEAGRELSPVMAGARWMWRRLPISIRQPLQPLRRRLRPERTPAGSLPKIAAHLSTSCCFPVNNGLAIGGIRLNLTGREPSGVLEPGKADEFCANLNADLLSIVDERTNRPLVRRVIRTADLYNGERLDHLPDLLVEWNDKVPTGSTAVGKGAGAMVHARSPKIGVIEGMNHYGRTGEHRSEGLFIAAGPGVRPGVLEREISILDFAPTFTKLLGVEMPGCDGRPVNELLQNS, translated from the coding sequence ATGCCGCCAGCCGCAACCAAAACTCTCGTGATCGGGATTGACGCGGCAAATCCGACGCTGCTTCGGCGCTGGGCGGAGGAAGGCGCGCTGCCTAATATGCGTTCGCTGATGGGCCGCGGACTCGTCGGCGCCACGCGCAGCGTCGAAGGATTTTTTGTCGGCTCGACATGGCCGTCCTTCTACACCGGAGTGACGCCGGCGCGACATGGTTTCCATTATCTGACTCAGCTCAAGCCCGGCACATACGACTTTTATCGCCCCGCGGCCGATGGAATCGTCGGGCGCGATCCGTTTTGGACTCATCTTAGCCGGGCCGGACGCCGCGTGGCGATTCTTGACGTGCCGCTCAGCCGGATCGATCCATCGATCAGCGGCATCCAGTTGGTGGAATGGGGCGGCCACGATTCGGTCTACGGATTCCAAGCGTCGTCCGCCGAACTGGTCGAGACGATTCGCTCTCGCTTCGGCGAATATCCGCTGGGAACTTCCTGCGACGGCGCTCATAGAACCGCCGCCGACTACCGAACCTTCACCGATCTTCTGCTCAAAGCAACGCGCATCAAGGCGGACCTGACGAAATTTTTTCTCCAACAGGGCGGTTGGGACTTCTTCATGCAAGTTTTTACCGAAGCGCACTGCGCCGGCCATCAGTGCTGGCACCTGCACGACGAAACCCATCCGGCGCACGATGCCGCGTTTCTCGAATCCGACGGCGATCCTTTGCGCCGAGTGTACGCTGCCATTGACACGGCGATCGGCGAACTGCTCGAGGAGGCGGGCGACGCGCGGGTCGTGGTGCTCGCGGCGCACGGCATGTCGCACTGGTATGGGGCGCAGTTCCTGCTTCAGGAGATTCTTTTTCGCCTCGGCGCAACACGTCCGGCGGCTGATACGGAGGCAGGACGCGAATTGTCTCCGGTTATGGCCGGGGCGCGATGGATGTGGAGACGCCTTCCCATATCGATCCGACAACCCTTGCAGCCTCTGCGCCGACGGCTTCGTCCGGAAAGAACCCCCGCCGGAAGCTTGCCGAAGATCGCCGCCCACCTCAGCACGAGCTGCTGCTTCCCAGTGAACAATGGGCTTGCGATCGGAGGCATTCGCCTCAACTTGACCGGGCGCGAGCCGAGCGGGGTTCTGGAACCTGGTAAGGCAGACGAATTCTGCGCGAATTTGAACGCAGACCTCTTGAGCATCGTCGATGAGCGCACGAACAGGCCCTTGGTCAGGCGCGTCATTCGCACGGCGGACCTATATAACGGCGAGCGCCTCGATCACTTGCCGGATCTTTTGGTCGAGTGGAACGATAAAGTCCCGACCGGAAGCACGGCTGTGGGAAAAGGCGCCGGCGCGATGGTGCACGCCCGCTCGCCGAAGATCGGCGTTATCGAGGGCATGAACCATTACGGGCGCACGGGCGAGCACCGGTCGGAAGGATTGTTCATCGCGGCCGGACCGGGTGTGCGACCAGGCGTGCTTGAGAGAGAGATTTCGATTCTCGATTTCGCGCCGACGTTCACAAAGCTACTCGGCGTGGAGATGCCGGGTTGCGACGGGCGTCCCGTCAACGAATTGCTACAGAACAGCTAA
- a CDS encoding ethanolamine ammonia-lyase reactivating factor EutA, which produces MPASFTNAGRHIVDEDEIKLTSVGIDIGSSTSHLVFSRLEMKQEGTRYVVKRREILSESEIFLTPYLDDLTIDVATLGKFINRQYERAGLKRDQVDTGALILTGVAVRRRNARAIADLFAAEAGRFVSVSAGDSLESTMAAHGAGAAAESARSGVCMNIDIGGGTSKIAVCANGKVREVTALDVGARLVVLDGNGVVTRLEEAGRFLAQAAGLNLTLGQKADRSKLPSMASLMADRLFEVVGLKSLSDETRRLLRIPPLSYSGKIDAITFSGGVSEFIYDQNPGDFGDLGVLLAAEVKRRVERLGIPVREPAAKIRATVIGASQYTIQVSGSTIFVDPMDAVPVRNVPVVVPDFSFDGDAIDPADVKRSIDRALARLDLTEGKRPVALAFHWEGSATFARLQAFSSGVKEGLENILAKGFPLTLVSDGDIGGILGLHFKEEMDFASPVISIDGIALSEFDYIDIGALIPSSGAVPVVIKSLIFPGSTERGA; this is translated from the coding sequence ATGCCCGCTAGTTTTACCAACGCCGGTCGCCACATCGTCGACGAAGACGAGATCAAACTCACGAGCGTGGGCATCGATATCGGCTCTTCGACTTCGCATCTCGTCTTCTCCCGGCTGGAGATGAAGCAGGAAGGGACGCGCTACGTCGTCAAGCGGCGCGAGATCCTGAGCGAGTCGGAAATTTTTCTGACGCCTTATCTGGACGATCTGACGATCGACGTGGCGACGCTGGGAAAATTCATCAACCGGCAGTACGAGCGCGCCGGACTCAAGCGCGACCAAGTCGATACCGGCGCGCTGATTCTCACCGGGGTAGCGGTCCGGCGGCGCAACGCGCGCGCGATCGCGGATTTATTCGCCGCGGAAGCCGGCCGCTTCGTCTCGGTCAGCGCCGGCGACAGCCTGGAAAGCACGATGGCGGCGCACGGTGCCGGCGCGGCGGCCGAGTCGGCGCGCTCGGGAGTCTGCATGAACATCGACATCGGCGGCGGCACGAGCAAGATCGCCGTCTGCGCCAACGGCAAGGTGCGCGAGGTGACCGCGCTCGATGTCGGCGCGCGTCTGGTCGTGCTGGATGGAAACGGAGTCGTGACGCGCCTGGAAGAAGCCGGCCGTTTCCTCGCGCAGGCTGCCGGACTCAATCTCACGCTGGGCCAAAAAGCCGACCGATCCAAGCTGCCGTCGATGGCTTCGTTGATGGCCGATCGCCTCTTCGAGGTGGTCGGTCTCAAGTCCCTCTCCGACGAAACGCGGCGGCTTTTGCGCATTCCGCCCTTGTCCTATTCGGGGAAAATCGACGCGATCACGTTCTCGGGCGGCGTTTCGGAATTTATTTATGACCAGAACCCCGGAGACTTCGGCGATCTCGGCGTGCTCTTGGCGGCGGAAGTCAAGCGGCGCGTCGAGCGTTTAGGGATTCCCGTGCGGGAACCTGCGGCGAAGATTCGTGCCACGGTGATCGGCGCGTCGCAGTACACGATCCAGGTGAGCGGCAGCACGATCTTCGTCGATCCGATGGACGCGGTCCCGGTCAGGAACGTTCCCGTCGTGGTCCCCGATTTTTCTTTCGACGGCGACGCTATCGATCCGGCCGACGTAAAACGGTCGATTGATCGGGCGCTCGCCCGGCTCGATCTCACGGAAGGCAAGCGGCCGGTGGCGCTCGCGTTTCACTGGGAGGGCTCGGCGACGTTCGCGCGCCTTCAAGCTTTCTCGTCCGGCGTCAAAGAAGGTCTGGAAAATATACTCGCCAAAGGTTTTCCGCTGACGCTCGTGAGCGACGGCGACATCGGCGGCATCCTCGGCCTTCACTTCAAAGAAGAGATGGACTTTGCCAGTCCCGTCATTTCCATCGACGGCATCGCGCTCAGCGAGTTCGATTACATAGACATCGGCGCGCTGATCCCCTCCTCCGGCGCGGTCCCGGTCGTGATCAAGTCGCTCATTTTTCCGGGCTCGACCGAACGCGGTGCTTAG
- a CDS encoding cupin domain-containing protein, with protein MSEHQHASKWQAPTDEKTKAGYGKFLRPKTPYDIYMEEQEIPIYREIGVRRVQDLPRKPWKKMGGNGIFIQLLGTEGLWGCYVVEVPGAGALNPEKHLYEEVYLVVDGRGSTEVWTEGNGKKLTFEWQRGSLFSIPINASHRIVNATRSPALLLAGTTAPNVMNMFSNPDFIFNCPYQFKDRFDPTDDYYKPREEIEPDPLRGLAMRQTNIIPDIINCELPLDNRRSPGYRRIEPHMTGNNFYLWIGQHENGRYSKAHAHGSAAVLVCLTGKGYTYTWPANLGQTPWKDGKGDQVRRQDYEPVGLVSAAPMGGNWFHAHFGISKEPLRLSAWFGPNAPGRERGRPGEQHNDYGAIDIKDGGTAIPYYDEDPYLRNEYEETLKQEGVKSRMDDSLYRKP; from the coding sequence ATGTCCGAGCACCAGCACGCGTCGAAGTGGCAGGCGCCCACCGACGAAAAAACCAAGGCCGGCTACGGCAAGTTTCTCCGCCCGAAAACGCCTTACGATATCTACATGGAAGAGCAGGAGATTCCGATCTACCGCGAGATCGGGGTCCGGCGCGTGCAGGATCTGCCGCGCAAGCCATGGAAGAAGATGGGCGGCAACGGGATTTTTATACAGCTACTCGGTACCGAGGGGCTGTGGGGCTGCTACGTCGTGGAGGTTCCGGGGGCCGGGGCGCTCAACCCGGAGAAACATCTGTACGAAGAGGTTTATCTGGTCGTCGACGGACGCGGCTCGACCGAGGTATGGACGGAAGGCAACGGCAAGAAGCTCACCTTCGAGTGGCAGCGCGGCTCGCTGTTCTCGATTCCCATCAACGCCTCGCATCGCATCGTCAACGCGACGCGAAGCCCCGCGCTGTTGCTTGCCGGGACGACGGCGCCGAACGTCATGAACATGTTTTCCAACCCCGACTTTATTTTCAATTGCCCCTATCAATTCAAAGACCGCTTCGATCCGACCGACGATTATTACAAGCCCAGAGAAGAGATCGAGCCCGATCCGCTGCGCGGGCTGGCGATGCGCCAGACCAACATCATTCCGGACATCATCAACTGCGAGCTGCCGCTCGACAACCGGCGCTCGCCGGGGTATCGGCGCATCGAGCCGCACATGACCGGCAACAATTTTTATCTGTGGATCGGACAGCACGAAAACGGCCGCTATTCCAAGGCGCACGCGCACGGCTCGGCCGCGGTTCTCGTCTGTCTCACCGGCAAGGGCTACACGTACACGTGGCCGGCGAATCTCGGGCAGACGCCGTGGAAAGACGGCAAAGGCGATCAGGTCCGGCGCCAAGACTACGAGCCGGTCGGCTTGGTCAGCGCCGCGCCGATGGGGGGCAACTGGTTCCACGCCCACTTCGGCATCAGCAAAGAGCCGCTTCGTCTCTCCGCCTGGTTCGGACCGAACGCTCCGGGGCGCGAGCGCGGCCGGCCCGGGGAACAGCATAACGACTACGGCGCGATCGACATTAAAGACGGCGGCACCGCCATTCCGTACTACGACGAAGATCCGTACCTGCGTAACGAATACGAGGAGACGCTGAAGCAAGAGGGAGTTAAATCCAGGATGGACGACTCGCTCTACCGCAAGCCCTGA
- a CDS encoding DUF488 domain-containing protein — translation MAHSIFTIGHSNRTLEDFETLLERYGIQLLIDVRTVPKSRHVPHFNTENLARALAQKKIDYRHMKILGGLRKPAKESVNLGWRNSGFRGFADHMQTEEFRTGVAELQRLAAKEKTAIMCAEAVPWRCHRSLIADALVVRQCQVHHILSPTSAQLHQLTPFAVVAGESITYPKR, via the coding sequence ATGGCGCATTCTATCTTCACCATCGGCCATTCCAACCGCACTCTGGAAGATTTTGAAACGCTGCTCGAACGATACGGCATCCAGCTACTGATCGACGTTCGCACCGTTCCCAAGTCACGGCACGTGCCGCATTTCAATACGGAAAATCTCGCGCGGGCGCTCGCCCAGAAAAAAATCGACTATCGCCATATGAAGATTCTAGGCGGGCTACGAAAGCCGGCCAAAGAGTCGGTCAATCTCGGCTGGCGCAATTCCGGTTTTCGCGGCTTCGCCGATCATATGCAGACGGAAGAGTTCCGAACGGGCGTCGCAGAGCTGCAACGGCTCGCCGCGAAAGAGAAGACGGCGATCATGTGCGCCGAGGCGGTGCCGTGGCGATGTCACCGCTCGCTGATCGCCGACGCGCTTGTCGTCCGCCAATGCCAGGTACACCATATTCTCTCTCCTACAAGCGCGCAGCTTCATCAACTGACCCCCTTCGCCGTCGTCGCAGGCGAGAGCATCACGTATCCGAAACGTTGA
- a CDS encoding 5-methyltetrahydropteroyltriglutamate--homocysteine methyltransferase has protein sequence MQLPPIATTTVGSFPRPNWLSERDRSEVTFRLEGELLSEAQDDATIAILHEQERVGLDLLTDGEQRRPQFINHVLAAMDGFDLVNRRDKAIRRRTDVERQVPRVVGPVRRRAVAVVGDFLFAKAHTSRPVKMAVPGPMTVVDTTYDEFYGDEEKLAMDVAAALNEELLALQAAGCDVAQIDEPAMTRYHEKAAAYGVRALDRCLQGVTIPTIVHLCYGYPGAGKRQHEYEYPELLELLMKSRVGGFSVEFARSGFDPAVLDICKDRLIVFGCVDPGDTPPEPLEKVVARVGAALDYIEPERLLLAPDCGLMTVSRELALEKARLLVQTASELRRSL, from the coding sequence ATGCAACTTCCTCCCATCGCCACGACAACAGTCGGCAGCTTTCCCAGACCCAACTGGCTCTCCGAGCGCGACCGCAGCGAAGTGACGTTTCGCCTGGAGGGCGAGCTGCTCAGCGAAGCGCAGGACGACGCCACGATCGCGATCCTGCACGAGCAGGAGCGCGTCGGGCTCGACCTGCTCACCGACGGCGAGCAGCGCCGGCCGCAATTCATCAATCACGTGCTGGCGGCGATGGACGGGTTCGATCTCGTCAACCGGCGCGACAAGGCAATCCGCCGCCGCACCGACGTCGAGCGTCAGGTGCCGCGCGTCGTTGGACCGGTGCGCCGGCGGGCCGTCGCCGTGGTCGGAGATTTTTTGTTTGCCAAGGCGCATACCTCGCGGCCGGTGAAGATGGCCGTGCCGGGACCGATGACTGTCGTCGACACGACGTACGACGAATTCTACGGCGACGAAGAGAAGCTCGCGATGGACGTCGCCGCGGCGCTGAACGAAGAGTTGCTCGCGCTTCAAGCCGCCGGCTGCGACGTGGCGCAGATCGACGAGCCGGCGATGACGCGCTATCACGAGAAAGCGGCGGCCTACGGCGTGCGCGCGCTCGACCGCTGCCTCCAAGGCGTCACGATCCCGACGATCGTTCACCTCTGCTACGGCTATCCCGGCGCCGGCAAGCGCCAGCACGAATACGAGTACCCCGAGCTTTTGGAGCTGCTCATGAAAAGCCGCGTCGGCGGCTTCTCCGTCGAGTTCGCGCGCAGCGGTTTCGATCCCGCCGTGCTCGATATCTGCAAAGACCGGTTAATCGTCTTCGGCTGCGTCGATCCCGGCGACACCCCGCCCGAGCCGCTGGAAAAAGTCGTCGCGCGCGTCGGCGCCGCGCTCGATTACATCGAACCGGAGCGTCTGCTGCTGGCGCCGGACTGCGGTTTGATGACGGTGAGCCGCGAGCTGGCGCTGGAAAAAGCGCGGCTCCTCGTCCAAACCGCCAGCGAGTTGAGACGAAGCTTATAG
- a CDS encoding DUF5678 domain-containing protein — MRKSKREKTARVRQRASIQTPYSDPDDRYFKKHFGQLVREHGGKWIVLADGELIGIAEKKQIAKLVEKAQSNHPNAAPFIAPIPTKEDLECVL, encoded by the coding sequence ATGAGAAAATCGAAGCGCGAAAAGACGGCTCGCGTGCGGCAGCGCGCCTCGATCCAAACGCCGTATTCCGATCCCGACGACCGGTACTTTAAAAAACATTTTGGCCAGCTCGTCCGCGAGCATGGAGGGAAATGGATCGTCCTGGCGGATGGAGAACTCATCGGTATCGCGGAGAAGAAACAAATCGCAAAGCTCGTCGAGAAGGCACAATCAAACCATCCGAATGCCGCGCCGTTCATTGCGCCTATCCCTACCAAAGAAGATCTTGAGTGCGTTCTATAA
- a CDS encoding rhodanese-like domain-containing protein, giving the protein MKNNRATKLGKTIFLLLASLATSFPTAASAGHGVEDTVDTVSADRVKLMMDSGEKLVLIDLRPAKEFQEKRLPGARSIPINELTKRFEEIPRIGRVVLYCACQIYDVADKAVFLEYRGYRNVFVMPEGYAGWLKRGYPVETTRR; this is encoded by the coding sequence ATGAAAAACAATCGGGCAACTAAGCTCGGAAAAACAATCTTCCTCCTTTTGGCGTCGCTCGCGACGTCGTTTCCGACGGCGGCGTCGGCCGGCCACGGTGTCGAAGATACCGTCGACACCGTTTCAGCGGATCGAGTGAAGCTGATGATGGATTCGGGAGAGAAATTGGTGCTTATCGATCTCCGTCCGGCCAAGGAGTTCCAGGAAAAGCGGCTGCCCGGAGCGCGCTCGATCCCAATTAACGAGCTGACGAAACGGTTCGAAGAAATTCCTAGGATCGGGCGGGTCGTTCTTTACTGCGCGTGCCAGATCTATGACGTCGCCGATAAGGCGGTTTTTTTGGAATATCGGGGCTATCGAAACGTCTTCGTTATGCCCGAAGGATACGCGGGCTGGCTAAAGCGCGGCTATCCGGTCGAAACCACCCGCCGGTAA
- the npdG gene encoding NADPH-dependent F420 reductase, translated as MEKEFSVAIVGGTGNLGTALALRLAAPGVRVIIGSRERDKALTVVGSLKSKTRPGGRLEGETNPEAVKAAEFVVISVPYEGHAKIVADLKGQLGGKTIIDAVVPLQKGRPFVPPAGSALLEAQTILGGEAPVVGALHNISALDLQDIHAPLGDVLVCGDSDAAKQSVMEIIRRIGAKPYDAGPAQNAYVIEGITGVLIYLNRKYKSKHASVKIVGIGE; from the coding sequence ATGGAGAAAGAATTCTCTGTCGCTATCGTGGGAGGAACGGGAAATCTCGGCACGGCGCTGGCGCTGCGCCTGGCGGCTCCCGGAGTCCGCGTCATCATCGGCTCGCGCGAGCGCGACAAAGCGCTGACGGTCGTCGGGTCGCTGAAAAGCAAAACGCGGCCGGGAGGCAGGCTCGAAGGCGAGACGAACCCGGAGGCGGTCAAAGCGGCGGAGTTCGTCGTCATCTCCGTGCCGTACGAAGGCCACGCGAAGATCGTCGCCGATCTCAAGGGCCAGCTCGGCGGCAAGACGATCATCGACGCCGTCGTGCCGCTGCAAAAGGGGCGGCCGTTCGTGCCGCCGGCCGGCTCCGCGCTGTTGGAGGCGCAGACGATTCTCGGCGGCGAAGCGCCGGTCGTCGGCGCGCTGCATAATATCTCGGCGCTGGACTTGCAGGACATTCATGCGCCGCTTGGCGACGTGCTGGTCTGCGGCGACAGCGATGCGGCGAAGCAGAGCGTGATGGAGATCATCCGGCGCATCGGGGCGAAGCCGTACGACGCCGGACCGGCGCAGAACGCCTACGTGATCGAAGGCATCACCGGCGTGCTGATCTATCTCAATCGCAAGTACAAATCCAAACACGCGAGCGTTAAGATTGTGGGAATCGGCGAGTAA
- the cofE gene encoding coenzyme F420-0:L-glutamate ligase, which produces MSRLELIGLTGIGEARRGDSIGALIAEACARQSVTLASGDILVVAHKIVSKAEGQIVRLDDIKPSARASELARELAKDARLVEVILRESRRVVRKGGTALIVETQHGFICANAGVDASNVGLGQVALLPRDPDASARKIREEIKQRLPQLDAAPGVIISDSFGRAWRLGTVDVAVGVAGFNPIKDERGTTDSYGYELRAAVAAVADELAGAAELVMGKKGRIPVVLIRGYEEKGEDGSAQELLRPEAEDLFRSF; this is translated from the coding sequence ATGAGCCGGTTGGAGCTTATCGGCCTCACGGGCATCGGCGAGGCACGCCGGGGCGATTCGATCGGCGCGCTGATCGCCGAAGCCTGCGCGCGGCAATCGGTAACTCTGGCGAGCGGCGACATTCTCGTCGTGGCGCACAAGATCGTCTCCAAGGCCGAAGGTCAGATCGTCCGCCTCGACGACATCAAGCCTTCGGCGCGCGCTTCGGAGCTGGCGCGCGAGTTGGCGAAAGACGCCCGGCTGGTCGAAGTCATTTTGCGCGAGAGCCGGCGCGTCGTCAGAAAAGGCGGCACCGCGCTCATCGTCGAGACGCAGCACGGATTTATTTGCGCCAACGCCGGCGTCGATGCGTCGAACGTCGGTCTCGGGCAGGTCGCGCTCTTGCCGCGCGATCCCGATGCGTCGGCGAGAAAGATCCGGGAGGAAATCAAGCAGCGGCTCCCACAACTCGATGCCGCGCCCGGAGTTATCATCAGCGACAGTTTCGGCCGCGCCTGGCGTTTGGGAACCGTGGACGTCGCCGTCGGCGTCGCCGGGTTCAATCCGATCAAAGACGAGCGCGGAACGACGGATAGCTACGGCTACGAGTTGAGGGCCGCGGTTGCGGCGGTCGCCGACGAGCTGGCCGGAGCGGCGGAGCTTGTCATGGGAAAAAAGGGACGGATACCGGTCGTATTGATTCGAGGTTACGAAGAAAAGGGGGAAGATGGATCGGCGCAAGAGCTGCTCCGCCCCGAGGCGGAAGATCTCTTTCGCAGTTTCTAA
- the cofC gene encoding 2-phospho-L-lactate guanylyltransferase: MKIAALIPAKGFTNAKQRLSSLLGAAERAALAAAMLRDVLRVTLAARGLDSVYVVTGDAKVREIAASMGATAIMEREEKGETEAVMFALLDIKRRGVGAALVIPADIPLLSSQDIELLLGEISRHDGVSPFALLVPSHDRMGTNALLLAPPNAIGLRFGYDSFSYHLSRVAAQKLPLRVLENERIALDIDEPQDLERFLQSGGGQGETYSLVMEMKSAAARSAGEI, translated from the coding sequence ATGAAAATCGCGGCTCTCATCCCCGCCAAGGGATTCACCAACGCCAAGCAGCGGCTTTCGTCGCTGCTCGGCGCCGCCGAGCGCGCCGCGCTCGCCGCGGCGATGCTGCGCGACGTGCTCCGTGTGACGCTCGCCGCGCGCGGTCTGGATTCCGTCTACGTCGTGACCGGAGACGCCAAGGTCCGTGAGATCGCCGCGTCCATGGGCGCGACGGCCATCATGGAACGGGAAGAAAAAGGCGAGACCGAGGCGGTGATGTTCGCGCTGCTGGACATCAAACGGCGCGGCGTGGGGGCCGCGCTCGTCATTCCGGCCGACATTCCCTTGCTCTCTTCGCAAGACATCGAGCTTCTACTCGGAGAAATTTCGCGGCACGACGGCGTTTCTCCTTTCGCCCTGCTGGTGCCGTCGCACGACCGCATGGGCACCAACGCGCTTCTGCTTGCGCCGCCCAACGCGATCGGTCTCCGCTTCGGCTATGACAGCTTCTCGTATCACCTGAGCCGGGTCGCCGCCCAAAAGTTGCCGTTGCGAGTGCTGGAGAATGAGCGCATCGCGCTCGACATCGACGAGCCGCAGGACTTGGAGCGGTTTCTTCAGTCCGGCGGCGGGCAGGGCGAAACTTATTCGTTGGTCATGGAAATGAAATCGGCGGCGGCACGGTCCGCGGGTGAAATATGA
- the cofD gene encoding 2-phospho-L-lactate transferase produces the protein MLVVLTGGTGGAKLVQGLGLESDPEKLLIVCNTGDDFVLYGLNISPDLDTIAYTLAGVADTEKGWGIQGDTFAALEWLEKYGGENWFKLGDRDLATHIARTRLLREGLTLAQATERICKSLGVRAALLPMSNERVETRIQTPAGEISFQEYFVKLHWSVDVSGVAYAGAEASSPTPGVLEAIRDANGIIVCPSNPVTSIGPILAVPGIRAALKETRAPVVAVSPIIGGAPVSGPADKLMAAVGMDASAFGVAKGYAGLVDLFALAPEDRDWRTRIEALGVKTAEQPIRMNSLDDKRRLARELLALL, from the coding sequence ATGCTGGTTGTTTTGACCGGAGGGACGGGCGGCGCGAAACTGGTTCAGGGACTCGGCCTCGAAAGCGATCCGGAGAAATTGCTCATCGTCTGCAACACGGGCGATGACTTCGTCCTGTACGGCCTCAACATCTCGCCCGATCTCGACACGATCGCCTATACCTTGGCCGGCGTCGCGGACACGGAAAAAGGCTGGGGCATCCAGGGCGACACGTTCGCGGCGCTGGAGTGGCTGGAAAAATACGGCGGAGAAAATTGGTTCAAGCTCGGTGACCGGGACCTGGCGACGCACATCGCGCGCACGAGGTTGCTGCGCGAAGGACTGACGCTCGCACAAGCCACCGAGCGGATATGCAAGTCGCTCGGCGTGAGAGCCGCACTGCTCCCGATGTCGAATGAAAGAGTGGAAACCAGGATTCAAACGCCCGCGGGAGAAATCTCTTTTCAGGAGTATTTCGTGAAGCTGCATTGGTCGGTGGACGTGAGCGGCGTCGCTTACGCCGGTGCGGAGGCGAGCAGCCCGACGCCGGGAGTGCTCGAAGCGATCCGCGACGCGAACGGGATAATCGTCTGCCCCAGCAATCCGGTCACGAGCATCGGCCCGATCCTCGCCGTGCCCGGCATTCGGGCTGCGCTCAAGGAGACTCGCGCGCCGGTTGTAGCCGTGAGCCCGATCATCGGCGGCGCGCCGGTGAGCGGCCCGGCGGATAAATTGATGGCGGCCGTCGGCATGGATGCGTCCGCTTTCGGCGTCGCCAAAGGGTACGCCGGCTTGGTCGATCTTTTCGCGCTCGCGCCCGAGGACAGGGACTGGCGCACGCGAATCGAAGCGCTCGGCGTCAAGACCGCGGAGCAGCCGATCCGCATGAACAGTCTCGACGACAAGCGGCGTCTTGCGCGCGAACTTTTAGCGCTCTTGTGA